The proteins below are encoded in one region of Sporosarcina sp. FSL K6-1508:
- the pheT gene encoding phenylalanine--tRNA ligase subunit beta, translated as MLVSTKWLSEYVNIEGIATADLAEKITRSGIEVDSIIDRSHGMTNVVVGYVLECVKHPEADKLNICQVDVGEETTQIICGAPNVAEGQKVIVARPGAVLPGGMKIKKAKLRGEESNGMICSLQELAIEGKLVPKAYAEGIYVLPESAIPGESALPLLDLDDQVLEFDLTPNRSDALSMIGVAYEVGAILSQGIQLPEINYTASNEKAEDMLKLRIDAKEENPMYVAKVVKNVKVAASPLWLQNRLMAAGVRPHNNVVDITNFVLMEYGQPLHAFDYDRLGTGEIAVRLAEQGEQITTLDDTERTLEAHQLVITNGKEPVAIAGVMGGLNTEVHDGTTTVVIESAYFAPGSVRRTSRELGLRSDASTRFEKGVDPNRVEAAAERAAQLMAEIAGGEVLAGSVIVDELDKTPIRITVSPDYINNRLGMKIPLEEMLTILDGLQIPTEAVNGKLIIDAPTRRQDLRIQEDIIEEIARMYGYDLIPMTLPVTESRPGGLTPYQAKRRTVRAFLEGAGLYQALTYSLTSKEQAQNYALETAPVTELLMPMSEERSILRQSLIPHLLEAATYNVARRMDSVALYETGSVFLGVEEDGLPQEVEHVAAVITGKWIDHAWQAETKSVDFFVLKGIVEGMMDSLGLVEKLSFETAVLDGMHPGRTANIFHNGERIGLIGQIHPTEQKKRDLKNTYVMEMNLAKILSVETDELVYVPVPRFPSSSRDIALVVSSETSAGTLENVIRHAGGKLLKDVRLFDLYEGDNVENGKKSLAFSLTYAAPERTLTDEEVVKAHEKVLNALTTEAGALLRG; from the coding sequence ATGTTAGTATCTACAAAATGGTTAAGTGAATATGTAAATATAGAGGGAATTGCTACGGCAGACCTTGCGGAGAAAATTACACGTTCGGGCATTGAAGTCGATTCCATCATCGACCGTTCTCATGGGATGACGAACGTAGTTGTAGGTTATGTGTTGGAATGTGTCAAACATCCGGAAGCGGATAAGTTGAATATTTGTCAAGTGGACGTTGGAGAAGAAACCACACAAATTATTTGTGGTGCTCCCAACGTTGCAGAAGGTCAAAAAGTCATTGTTGCACGTCCAGGCGCAGTACTACCAGGCGGCATGAAGATTAAAAAAGCAAAACTGCGTGGTGAGGAATCGAACGGAATGATCTGTTCACTTCAAGAGCTTGCAATTGAAGGCAAGCTTGTACCAAAAGCATATGCAGAAGGAATCTATGTGCTTCCTGAATCAGCTATACCAGGCGAATCCGCACTTCCGCTGCTTGACCTTGATGATCAAGTGCTTGAATTCGATTTAACGCCAAACCGTTCAGATGCACTCAGCATGATAGGCGTTGCGTATGAAGTTGGAGCGATTTTATCACAAGGCATCCAGCTCCCTGAAATTAATTACACGGCTTCAAATGAAAAAGCCGAAGATATGCTGAAACTGCGTATCGATGCAAAAGAAGAAAATCCGATGTACGTAGCGAAAGTCGTGAAAAACGTTAAAGTAGCAGCATCGCCATTATGGCTTCAGAACCGCTTGATGGCTGCTGGCGTACGTCCACACAATAACGTTGTCGACATCACAAACTTTGTCTTGATGGAATACGGTCAGCCGCTTCATGCATTTGACTATGACCGTCTTGGAACAGGTGAAATCGCTGTTCGTCTTGCGGAACAAGGTGAACAAATTACGACGTTGGATGATACTGAACGAACGTTGGAAGCGCATCAACTTGTTATTACGAACGGTAAAGAACCTGTAGCGATTGCTGGCGTAATGGGTGGATTAAATACGGAAGTACATGATGGAACGACGACGGTTGTCATCGAATCTGCTTACTTCGCACCAGGATCTGTCCGCCGCACTTCGAGAGAGCTTGGGCTTCGTAGTGATGCGAGTACACGTTTTGAAAAAGGAGTCGATCCTAATCGAGTCGAAGCGGCAGCAGAACGTGCCGCACAGCTTATGGCTGAAATTGCGGGGGGCGAAGTGCTTGCTGGATCTGTCATTGTTGATGAACTCGATAAAACGCCTATACGAATTACTGTTTCACCGGATTATATCAACAACCGTCTTGGCATGAAAATCCCACTTGAAGAGATGCTAACTATTTTAGACGGGTTGCAAATCCCAACAGAAGCTGTGAACGGAAAACTTATCATAGATGCGCCGACACGCAGGCAGGATCTTCGAATCCAAGAGGATATTATCGAAGAAATTGCTCGTATGTATGGTTACGACTTGATTCCAATGACACTTCCTGTAACCGAATCAAGGCCGGGTGGATTGACGCCATATCAGGCGAAACGTCGAACAGTCAGAGCGTTCCTTGAAGGTGCAGGCCTCTACCAGGCACTGACATATTCATTAACATCTAAGGAACAGGCGCAAAACTATGCACTTGAAACAGCACCCGTAACAGAGCTCCTGATGCCGATGAGTGAAGAGCGCAGTATTCTTCGTCAAAGCCTTATCCCGCATCTCCTTGAGGCGGCAACATACAATGTGGCACGCCGTATGGACTCAGTAGCGCTTTATGAAACAGGTTCGGTATTCCTTGGAGTAGAGGAAGACGGCCTGCCCCAAGAAGTTGAACATGTGGCAGCTGTCATTACAGGAAAATGGATCGACCACGCATGGCAAGCCGAAACGAAATCTGTTGACTTCTTTGTTCTAAAAGGGATTGTTGAAGGGATGATGGATAGTCTTGGTCTAGTTGAGAAACTGTCATTTGAAACAGCTGTTCTCGACGGGATGCACCCGGGTCGCACGGCGAATATATTCCATAACGGAGAACGGATAGGTTTGATTGGTCAAATCCATCCAACGGAACAGAAGAAACGTGATTTGAAAAACACTTATGTCATGGAAATGAATCTTGCTAAAATCCTTTCCGTCGAAACGGATGAATTGGTATACGTTCCGGTTCCGCGTTTCCCGTCAAGTTCGAGAGACATCGCACTTGTCGTATCGAGCGAAACTTCAGCAGGTACGCTTGAGAATGTTATACGGCATGCTGGGGGCAAGTTGTTGAAAGACGTTAGATTGTTTGACCTATATGAAGGGGATAACGTTGAGAATGGCAAGAAATCACTTGCATTCTCTCTGACGTATGCAGCTCCTGAACGCACATTGACAGACGAAGAAGTCGTCAAGGCGCACGAAAAAGTATTGAACGCATTAACGACAGAAGCAGGAGCTTTGCTTCGGGGATAA
- a CDS encoding DEAD/DEAH box helicase — protein MDVVITQKQIMDLCGNSSFKRGEAFHHSGKVTIEQYTGMHCQATVAGRENFHVTIDDEGEDGIRTECSCPSLPFYPYKCQHVAAVMHAISRLDEPSGDSAVTDGLLSLFNEKPTRSSGHQLHFEDREVIDLLFTWMPVAVKGGHMLGIEIQIGSVSVQHIRGFLSQVNEGKPTALSPTFTFDSNLHCFQQEADAVLQQLIRINQEEKMSVADHSISPQTLLIPPTSWDRLLPFLNLAPLVRSEHGGKRIVGVPLSNGTLPVKFRFDRLESKGHYLEIDGLAYVLVLQAYHSVLCNGQLFQLDSEDCKRLADLKQMVETSGARQLPISNEQIGFFLEKVVPGLRRIGEVQLAEIVLDKLVKSPLQAMLYVDRVNNRLLASLEFQYEHIVINPLTEGDLPTGSVLVRDLEKEGNILAFMKESSFTENDEGYLLHNEALEYEFLQHTLPKLQKLVRVYATTAVKNRIFRGHARPRIRVKSKEERTNWLEFKFKLDGIPDKQIHEVLEALEEKRKYYRLRDGALLSLETKEFEDIQRFLNEVPDGLDDLEKGLTVPIGRGIRFLDSADEEGMFSLEASARQFFERLLNPDSTGIEVPTQLETVLRTYQKQGYQWMKTLASHGLGGVLADDMGLGKTLQSIAFILSVLPEIRDKKRRVLIVCPSSLTYNWLSEFQKFTPEINAAIMDGPKKVRTKRQNDIEGKDVLITSYQLIRRDIQWFEKQDFLTIFFDEAQAFKNPITQTARAVKKLHADNRFALTGTPVENSVEELWSIFHVVFPELFMGLREYSELTPKAISRRIRPFLLRRLKEDVLAELPEKIKSMETSDLLPDQKMIYAAYLAKLRHDTLKHLDKNTIQKNKIKILAGLTRLRQICCHPALFVNGYQGSSAKFEQLKQLIEESKLAGRRVLIFSQFTKMLGIIGKELAMNGTPFFYLDGQTPSEDRLEICNRFNAGERDLFLISLKAGGAGLNLTGADTVILYDLWWNPAVEEQAADRAHRIGQKRVVHVIKLVARGTIEDKMNELQEKKRDLIEEIIDPKDTTSTSLTVDNIRELLEI, from the coding sequence TTGGACGTCGTAATCACGCAAAAGCAAATAATGGACTTGTGCGGGAACAGTTCGTTTAAAAGAGGCGAAGCCTTTCATCATTCGGGGAAAGTGACGATTGAACAATATACCGGCATGCATTGTCAAGCGACCGTGGCCGGAAGGGAAAACTTTCATGTCACAATCGACGATGAAGGGGAAGACGGGATTCGGACGGAGTGCAGTTGTCCATCGCTTCCTTTCTATCCGTACAAATGCCAGCATGTCGCCGCGGTAATGCATGCCATCTCTCGACTTGACGAGCCTTCAGGAGATTCTGCGGTGACTGACGGTCTGTTATCCCTTTTTAATGAAAAGCCTACAAGGTCAAGTGGGCATCAGCTTCATTTTGAAGACCGGGAAGTGATTGACCTGCTTTTCACGTGGATGCCTGTTGCCGTCAAGGGCGGACATATGCTCGGCATCGAAATACAAATCGGTTCAGTTTCCGTGCAGCATATCCGGGGCTTTTTGAGTCAGGTGAATGAAGGAAAACCTACTGCCCTTTCGCCAACTTTTACGTTTGATTCGAACCTCCATTGTTTCCAGCAAGAAGCGGATGCTGTTCTCCAACAGCTCATTCGAATTAATCAAGAGGAAAAGATGTCTGTAGCCGACCACTCAATCAGCCCGCAAACGTTACTCATCCCACCCACATCTTGGGATAGACTACTACCGTTTTTGAACCTTGCACCACTAGTAAGGTCGGAGCATGGTGGAAAACGCATTGTCGGCGTGCCGCTCTCAAATGGGACATTGCCCGTAAAGTTTCGTTTTGACAGGCTGGAAAGCAAGGGGCATTATTTGGAAATTGACGGATTGGCCTATGTTCTTGTTCTTCAAGCTTATCATTCCGTCCTATGCAACGGGCAATTGTTTCAGCTGGACAGTGAGGATTGCAAACGTCTTGCTGATCTCAAGCAGATGGTCGAAACCTCAGGAGCCCGTCAACTGCCGATATCCAATGAACAAATCGGTTTTTTCCTAGAAAAGGTCGTCCCGGGGTTGCGGAGAATAGGTGAAGTCCAACTTGCCGAAATAGTTTTGGACAAACTCGTGAAATCTCCATTGCAAGCCATGCTGTACGTCGATCGGGTAAATAATCGTCTTCTTGCAAGTTTGGAGTTCCAATACGAACATATCGTCATTAATCCATTAACGGAAGGGGATTTGCCGACGGGCTCGGTACTGGTTCGTGACTTGGAGAAGGAAGGAAACATCCTTGCGTTCATGAAAGAAAGTTCGTTTACGGAAAACGATGAAGGTTATTTATTGCACAATGAAGCATTGGAATATGAATTTCTACAGCATACCCTTCCGAAATTGCAAAAACTCGTGAGGGTATATGCGACGACAGCGGTCAAGAATCGGATTTTTAGAGGGCATGCCCGTCCACGGATTCGCGTAAAATCAAAGGAAGAGCGAACAAACTGGCTTGAGTTTAAATTTAAGTTGGACGGTATACCGGACAAGCAAATACATGAAGTCCTTGAAGCTTTGGAGGAAAAAAGGAAGTATTACCGCTTGCGGGATGGAGCCCTCCTTTCATTAGAAACAAAGGAATTTGAAGACATCCAACGTTTTTTGAATGAAGTTCCTGATGGGCTGGACGACCTAGAAAAAGGCTTGACCGTTCCGATAGGACGCGGAATCCGCTTCCTCGATAGTGCCGATGAGGAGGGAATGTTCTCACTAGAAGCATCGGCGCGTCAGTTTTTTGAACGCCTCCTTAATCCTGATAGTACGGGAATTGAGGTGCCTACGCAATTGGAAACGGTTCTTCGAACTTATCAAAAACAGGGGTACCAGTGGATGAAAACCTTAGCATCCCATGGCTTAGGGGGCGTGCTGGCGGATGATATGGGGCTTGGCAAAACATTGCAGAGCATTGCGTTCATCCTGTCGGTGCTTCCTGAAATTCGTGATAAAAAACGGCGGGTCTTAATTGTTTGTCCCTCTTCTTTAACGTACAACTGGCTTAGTGAGTTTCAAAAATTCACTCCTGAAATTAATGCGGCAATCATGGACGGGCCAAAAAAGGTAAGGACGAAGCGGCAGAATGATATAGAAGGCAAAGATGTATTAATTACCTCCTATCAGTTGATTCGTCGGGATATCCAATGGTTTGAGAAACAAGACTTTCTGACGATCTTTTTTGACGAGGCGCAGGCATTCAAAAACCCAATCACTCAAACAGCACGCGCAGTGAAAAAGTTGCATGCTGACAATCGATTCGCGCTGACGGGAACCCCTGTTGAAAATTCAGTGGAAGAACTTTGGTCCATATTTCACGTCGTATTTCCCGAACTATTCATGGGGTTGCGTGAATATAGTGAACTCACACCGAAAGCGATATCCCGTCGCATTCGACCATTTTTGTTGCGGCGGCTGAAAGAAGATGTCCTCGCAGAGCTTCCGGAAAAAATTAAGTCAATGGAGACTTCGGATCTGCTTCCTGACCAGAAGATGATCTATGCCGCCTATTTAGCAAAGCTGCGCCACGATACGTTAAAGCACTTGGATAAGAATACGATCCAAAAGAATAAAATCAAAATCCTCGCCGGACTGACCCGGTTGCGGCAAATCTGTTGCCACCCGGCATTGTTCGTGAATGGCTATCAAGGAAGTTCGGCGAAGTTTGAGCAGCTGAAACAACTAATTGAAGAATCGAAGCTCGCAGGAAGAAGGGTATTGATCTTTTCGCAATTCACGAAAATGCTTGGAATTATCGGCAAAGAGTTAGCGATGAACGGAACCCCTTTTTTCTATTTGGATGGCCAAACACCTTCAGAAGACCGGCTGGAAATATGCAATCGATTCAACGCAGGAGAGCGTGACTTGTTTCTTATTTCATTGAAAGCGGGTGGAGCTGGTCTCAATTTGACAGGGGCCGACACGGTCATACTGTACGATCTTTGGTGGAATCCAGCAGTGGAGGAACAAGCCGCGGACCGCGCCCATCGCATCGGTCAAAAGCGGGTCGTCCATGTCATCAAACTGGTTGCTCGTGGAACGATTGAAGATAAAATGAATGAATTACAGGAGAAGAAAAGAGATTTGATTGAAGAAATCATTGACCCGAAAGATACTACAAGTACATCACTCACCGTGGATAATATTCGGGAGTTGCTGGAGATATAG